In one Sphingomonas sanguinis genomic region, the following are encoded:
- a CDS encoding PadR family transcriptional regulator, with product MKRARRPSPQMLALLTALAQRGEQWWHGYDLMKETGLQSGTLYPLLMRMTEQGLIEAEWREPSQPGRPPRHAYRLTAAGVAYIRAQAIPVGSSLGLVGA from the coding sequence ATGAAGCGAGCCCGCCGTCCTTCGCCGCAAATGCTCGCGCTGCTGACCGCATTGGCACAACGGGGCGAGCAATGGTGGCATGGCTATGACCTCATGAAGGAAACCGGCCTCCAGTCCGGGACCCTCTACCCCTTGCTGATGCGGATGACCGAACAGGGGCTGATCGAGGCGGAATGGCGTGAACCGAGCCAGCCCGGTCGACCGCCGCGCCATGCCTATCGCCTCACGGCGGCGGGCGTCGCCTATATCCGGGCGCAGGCCATCCCGGTCGGCTCGAGCCTGGGCCTGGTCGGGGCGTGA
- a CDS encoding DUF1489 family protein, with protein sequence MALHLTKVAFGAASIDHLAERLKMRAQEGPVFLTTRYLPKRHEEVAGQGSLFWILKHQLIARSPILSFGEAEGGRCAIHIDPELVLVQALPRRAHQGWRYLEAADAPPDLGGAASGIDVMPPALVGKLVELGLI encoded by the coding sequence ATGGCGCTTCATCTGACCAAGGTCGCGTTCGGGGCGGCCAGTATCGATCACCTGGCCGAACGACTGAAGATGCGGGCGCAGGAGGGGCCGGTGTTCCTGACGACGCGCTATCTGCCCAAGCGGCATGAGGAAGTGGCGGGGCAGGGCTCGCTGTTCTGGATCTTGAAGCATCAGCTGATCGCACGCTCGCCGATCCTGTCCTTCGGCGAGGCCGAGGGCGGGCGCTGTGCGATCCATATCGATCCCGAACTGGTGCTGGTCCAGGCGCTGCCCCGGCGCGCGCATCAGGGCTGGCGCTATCTGGAGGCGGCGGATGCGCCGCCCGATCTGGGCGGGGCGGCATCGGGGATCGATGTGATGCCGCCGGCGCTGGTCGGCAAGCTGGTCGAACTGGGGCTGATTTGA